A stretch of Oncorhynchus mykiss isolate Arlee chromosome 12, USDA_OmykA_1.1, whole genome shotgun sequence DNA encodes these proteins:
- the LOC110538164 gene encoding telethonin — protein MQVCTVIEKRAGAVVGAELACSVREENQAQRESYKADWNSVNMKTRAMDRQTMNMNDDSRRETYTRRWEARSLAQACPSGVYRVGTVERGVREHQLLPKRNTLPLPIFTPAQLGIRLGRGAPHTQEDLRPFSVPDGACPGKRAVVEITQDLPPAKPLRMEFAKAPKALGRSVSQEVQRG, from the exons ATGCAGGTGTGTACTGTTATTGAGAAGCGTGCTGGGGCCGTGGTGGGGGCTGAGCTGGCCTGCAGCGTACGGGAGGAGAACCAGGCTCAGAGGGAGAGCTACAAAGCCGACTGGAACAGCGTTAACATGAAGACCCGGGCCATGGACAG GCAGACAATGAACATGAACGATGACTCTCGTCGGGAGACCTACACTCGTCGGTGGGAGGCTCGCTCTCTGGCCCAGGCCTGTCCCTCAGGGGTATACAGAGTGGGCACCGTGGAGAGGGGTGTGAGGGAGCACCAGCTCCTGCCCAAGAGGAACACCCTGCCCCTGCCCATCTTCACCCCTGCACAGCTGGGCATCCGGCTGGGCCGCGGAGCACCACACACCCAGGAGGACCTCCGTCCCTTCTCCGTCCCCGACGGTGCCTGCCCTGGCAAGAGGGCCGTAGTCGAGATCACACAGGACCTGCCCCCCGCCAAGCCACTCAGGATGGAGTTCGCCAAGGCGCCCAAAGCACTGGGCCGCTCCGTGTCACAGGAGGTCCAGAGAgggtga